A genomic region of Mycolicibacterium poriferae contains the following coding sequences:
- a CDS encoding DUF3710 domain-containing protein, with product MALRRHRKDESTDATEERGPAPAESDEELDGPFDIDDFDDPSVATLARLDLGSVLIPMPEAGQVQVEVGENGVPTAVWVVTPNGRFTIAAYAAPKSAGLWREVASELADSLRKDVPTVSIVDGPWGREVIGAGGQGNVVVRFIGVDGYRWMIRCVVNGPQDRIDALVDQARNALADTVVRRGDTPMPVRTPLQVQLPEPMAAQLRAAAEQAAAQQAAARQQSGQQQPNPQQPNPQQSNPQQSNPQPGADPQQPQAQPAARRSTPGSAMQQLRTITGG from the coding sequence ATGGCACTGAGACGGCATCGCAAAGACGAGAGCACCGACGCAACCGAGGAGCGCGGCCCGGCCCCCGCTGAGAGCGACGAGGAACTCGACGGTCCCTTCGACATCGACGACTTCGACGACCCCTCGGTGGCCACCCTGGCCCGGCTGGACCTGGGTTCGGTGCTGATCCCGATGCCCGAGGCGGGCCAGGTGCAGGTGGAGGTCGGCGAGAACGGCGTCCCCACCGCGGTGTGGGTGGTGACACCCAATGGCCGCTTCACCATCGCGGCGTACGCCGCGCCCAAGTCGGCGGGACTGTGGCGTGAGGTGGCCTCGGAGTTGGCCGACTCGCTGCGCAAGGACGTGCCCACCGTCAGCATCGTGGACGGGCCGTGGGGGCGAGAGGTCATCGGTGCCGGCGGCCAGGGAAACGTCGTGGTGCGTTTCATCGGCGTCGACGGATACCGGTGGATGATCCGGTGCGTGGTCAACGGCCCGCAGGACCGCATCGACGCGCTGGTGGATCAGGCGCGAAACGCGCTGGCCGACACCGTGGTTCGGCGAGGGGATACCCCGATGCCGGTCCGCACACCGCTGCAGGTGCAGCTGCCCGAGCCGATGGCGGCCCAGCTGCGCGCGGCAGCCGAGCAGGCCGCCGCGCAGCAGGCCGCGGCCCGGCAGCAGTCGGGGCAACAGCAACCGAACCCGCAGCAGCCCAACCCGCAGCAAAGCAACCCGCAGCAGTCCAACCCGCAGCCAGGAGCGGACCCCCAAC
- the cei gene encoding envelope integrity protein Cei, with amino-acid sequence MVAQITDGTAFDKHGRPFRRRRLLPGLVMFAAMAVAALLVWVIALSRPPDVREAAVCNPPPPAEPGTPAPDLGEQVSRDTMVDVMPAKLADTTIRVLNASGQGGQAAEVAGALRDLGFTEPEAANDTVYATARLQCQGQIRFGPSGRAAAAAVWLVAPCTELYQDQRTDDTVDLALGTEFTELTRSDDIDAVLASLMPEATQPTDPSLLRQAHTGTC; translated from the coding sequence GTGGTCGCGCAAATCACCGACGGCACCGCGTTCGACAAGCACGGACGCCCCTTCCGCCGCCGCCGTCTCCTGCCCGGACTGGTGATGTTCGCCGCCATGGCGGTCGCGGCACTACTCGTGTGGGTCATCGCCCTGTCCCGGCCGCCCGACGTCCGAGAGGCCGCCGTGTGCAATCCGCCCCCGCCCGCCGAGCCCGGCACGCCGGCGCCTGACCTCGGCGAGCAGGTGTCCCGCGACACGATGGTCGACGTCATGCCGGCCAAGCTCGCCGACACCACGATCCGGGTGCTCAACGCGAGCGGTCAGGGCGGGCAGGCCGCCGAGGTCGCCGGCGCGCTGCGCGACCTGGGTTTCACCGAGCCGGAAGCCGCCAACGACACGGTCTACGCCACCGCCCGGCTGCAGTGCCAGGGCCAGATCCGGTTCGGCCCGTCCGGCCGGGCCGCGGCGGCCGCGGTATGGCTGGTGGCGCCGTGCACCGAGCTGTACCAGGACCAGCGCACCGACGACACCGTCGATCTCGCGCTGGGCACCGAGTTCACGGAACTCACACGCAGCGACGACATCGACGCGGTGCTCGCCAGCCTCATGCCCGAAGCCACCCAGCCCACCGACCCGTCGCTGCTGCGGCAGGCCCACACCGGGACCTGCTGA
- a CDS encoding RNA polymerase sigma factor: protein MAATKASPATEEPVKRTATKTTAKKASPTKSANGSAPAKKAAKRAPAKKAGAKGDTPAGRGKKAASAEGGVVDDELTGTEVDSDDDLDAEPGEELDVDEDLDLEDIEVDEDSDDSDDSDDGEDSDDGDDDAAEGVAEPAKKAAAKVAKPDEATEDDEIAEPSEKDKASGDFVWDEEESEALRQARKDAELTASADSVRAYLKQIGKVALLNAEEEVELAKRIEAGLYATQLMAELTDKGEKLPAAQRRDMMWICRDGDRAKNHLLEANLRLVVSLAKRYTGRGMAFLDLIQEGNLGLIRAVEKFDYTKGYKFSTYATWWIRQAITRAMADQARTIRIPVHMVEVINKLGRIQRELLQDLGREPTPEELAKEMDITPEKVLEIQQYAREPISLDQTIGDEGDSQLGDFIEDSEAVVAVDAVSFTLLQDQLQSVLETLSEREAGVVRLRFGLTDGQPRTLDEIGQVYGVTRERIRQIESKTMSKLRHPSRSQVLRDYLD, encoded by the coding sequence GTGGCAGCGACAAAGGCGAGCCCGGCCACTGAAGAGCCGGTGAAGCGCACCGCCACCAAGACCACCGCCAAGAAGGCATCCCCCACCAAGTCGGCGAACGGGTCGGCACCGGCGAAGAAGGCAGCCAAGCGCGCCCCCGCAAAGAAAGCCGGAGCGAAGGGTGACACACCCGCAGGCCGGGGCAAGAAGGCCGCGTCCGCCGAGGGCGGTGTCGTCGACGACGAGCTGACCGGCACGGAGGTCGACAGCGACGACGATCTGGACGCCGAGCCCGGCGAGGAGCTCGACGTCGACGAAGACCTCGACCTCGAGGACATCGAGGTCGACGAGGATTCCGACGATTCGGACGACTCCGACGACGGTGAGGACTCCGACGACGGTGACGACGACGCCGCTGAGGGTGTCGCCGAGCCCGCGAAGAAAGCCGCGGCCAAGGTAGCGAAGCCCGACGAGGCCACCGAGGACGACGAGATCGCCGAGCCCTCCGAGAAGGACAAGGCTTCCGGTGACTTCGTCTGGGACGAAGAGGAATCCGAGGCGCTGCGTCAGGCACGCAAGGACGCCGAGCTCACTGCCTCGGCCGATTCCGTGCGGGCCTACCTCAAGCAGATCGGCAAGGTGGCGCTGCTCAACGCCGAGGAAGAGGTCGAGCTCGCCAAGCGCATCGAGGCCGGCCTGTACGCCACCCAACTGATGGCCGAGCTCACCGACAAGGGTGAGAAGCTGCCGGCCGCCCAGCGTCGCGACATGATGTGGATCTGCCGGGACGGCGACCGGGCGAAGAACCACCTGCTCGAGGCGAACCTGCGGCTCGTGGTGTCGCTGGCCAAGCGCTACACCGGCCGCGGCATGGCGTTCCTGGATCTGATCCAGGAGGGCAACCTGGGTCTCATCCGCGCCGTCGAGAAGTTCGACTACACCAAGGGCTACAAGTTCTCGACGTACGCGACCTGGTGGATCCGGCAGGCGATCACCCGCGCGATGGCCGACCAGGCCCGCACCATCCGCATCCCCGTGCACATGGTGGAGGTCATCAACAAGCTGGGCCGAATCCAGCGCGAGTTGCTCCAGGACCTGGGCCGCGAGCCCACTCCGGAGGAACTGGCCAAGGAGATGGACATCACGCCGGAGAAGGTGCTGGAGATCCAGCAGTACGCGCGTGAGCCGATCTCGCTGGACCAGACCATCGGCGACGAAGGCGATTCGCAACTCGGTGACTTCATCGAGGACAGCGAAGCCGTGGTGGCCGTCGACGCGGTGTCCTTCACGCTGCTGCAGGATCAGCTGCAGTCAGTGCTGGAGACGCTCTCGGAGCGCGAAGCCGGTGTGGTGCGCCTGCGGTTCGGCCTCACCGACGGCCAGCCCCGCACCCTCGACGAGATCGGTCAGGTCTACGGCGTGACGCGGGAACGGATCCGCCAGATCGAATCGAAGACCATGTCGAAGTTGCGGCACCCGAGCCGTTCTCAGGTCCTGCGCGACTACCTGGACTAG
- the ppgK gene encoding polyphosphate--glucose phosphotransferase produces the protein MTGTESPATGSPRRGFGIDVGGSGVKGGIVDLDSGQLIGDRFKLATPQPATPDAVAKTIAEVVAHFGWDGPLGVTYPGVVADGVVWTAANVDKGWIGLNAKEVIGGALDGQQVTVLNDADAAGLAEEKFGAGRDNTGVIVLLTFGTGIGSAVIHSGVLLPNTEFGHLEVGGKEAEHRAASSVKERKDWSYERWTEEVTKVLVAIENAIWPDLFIAGGGISRKADKWVPLLKNRTPVVAAALQNTAGIVGAAMAADVDVTATGR, from the coding sequence ATGACCGGCACCGAGTCCCCGGCCACCGGATCCCCCCGCCGCGGATTCGGGATCGACGTCGGTGGCAGCGGCGTCAAGGGCGGCATCGTCGACCTGGACTCCGGTCAGTTGATCGGCGACCGGTTCAAGCTGGCGACACCCCAGCCCGCCACGCCCGACGCGGTCGCGAAAACCATCGCCGAGGTGGTCGCCCACTTCGGCTGGGACGGACCGCTCGGGGTGACATATCCCGGCGTCGTCGCCGACGGCGTCGTGTGGACGGCCGCCAACGTCGACAAGGGCTGGATCGGTCTCAACGCCAAGGAGGTCATCGGCGGCGCGTTGGACGGGCAGCAGGTCACCGTTCTCAACGACGCCGACGCCGCGGGACTCGCCGAGGAGAAGTTCGGTGCCGGCCGCGACAACACCGGGGTCATCGTGTTGCTGACGTTCGGCACGGGGATCGGATCGGCGGTGATCCACAGCGGTGTGCTGCTGCCGAACACCGAGTTCGGCCACCTCGAGGTCGGCGGCAAGGAAGCCGAGCACCGCGCCGCGAGCTCGGTCAAGGAACGCAAGGACTGGAGCTACGAGCGCTGGACCGAGGAGGTCACGAAAGTGCTGGTGGCCATCGAGAATGCGATTTGGCCGGATCTGTTCATCGCCGGCGGCGGCATCAGCCGCAAGGCCGACAAATGGGTGCCGCTGCTGAAGAACCGCACCCCCGTGGTGGCCGCGGCACTGCAGAACACCGCCGGCATCGTCGGGGCCGCGATGGCCGCCGACGTCGACGTCACCGCTACCGGACGGTAA
- a CDS encoding DUF4193 domain-containing protein: MATDYDAPRRTETDDVSEDSLEELKARRNEAQSAVVDVDESETAESFELPGADLSGEELSVRVIPKQADEFTCSSCFLVHHRSRLATEKNGLMICSDCAA; this comes from the coding sequence ATGGCCACCGACTACGACGCCCCACGGCGCACCGAAACCGACGACGTTTCCGAGGACTCCCTGGAGGAGTTGAAGGCGCGGCGCAACGAAGCTCAATCCGCTGTCGTTGATGTCGACGAATCCGAGACCGCCGAGTCATTCGAGCTCCCGGGGGCCGACCTCTCGGGCGAGGAACTGTCCGTGCGGGTCATCCCGAAACAGGCCGACGAGTTCACCTGCTCGAGCTGCTTCCTGGTGCATCACCGCAGCCGGCTGGCCACTGAGAAGAACGGCCTGATGATCTGCTCCGACTGCGCCGCCTGA
- the dut gene encoding dUTP diphosphatase, with translation MSPSLAVVRLDRDLPLPSRAHDGDAGVDLYSAHDVELAPGERALVGTGVAVAIPHGMVGLVHPRSGLAARVGLSIVNSPGTIDAGYRGEIKVALINLDPQTPIIVRRGDRIAQLLVQRVELPELVEVGSFDEAGLADTTRGDGGHGSSGGHASL, from the coding sequence GTGTCCCCCTCTCTGGCGGTAGTACGACTGGACCGCGACCTACCGCTGCCCAGCCGGGCCCACGACGGCGACGCGGGTGTGGATCTGTACAGCGCCCACGACGTCGAACTGGCGCCGGGGGAGCGGGCGCTGGTGGGTACCGGGGTGGCGGTGGCGATCCCGCACGGCATGGTCGGGCTCGTGCACCCACGCTCGGGTCTTGCTGCTCGCGTGGGGCTTTCGATCGTCAACAGCCCCGGCACGATCGACGCCGGCTATCGCGGCGAGATCAAGGTGGCGCTGATCAACCTCGACCCGCAGACCCCCATCATCGTGCGCCGCGGCGACCGGATCGCCCAGCTGCTGGTGCAGCGGGTGGAGTTGCCCGAGCTGGTCGAGGTGGGGTCGTTCGACGAAGCCGGACTGGCCGACACGACGCGCGGCGACGGTGGGCACGGTTCCTCCGGCGGACATGCGAGTCTGTGA
- a CDS encoding inositol monophosphatase family protein gives MCCDGFVTTHLGPDDPATLRSVAEQLAGEAAAYVRRRRSEVFGSGASSARQQDAVRAKSTPTDPVTVVDTETERLLRDRLAELRPGEAILGEEEGGPGPGSDPAGAGRLTWVLDPIDGTVNFMYGIEAYAVSVGVQRDGVSVAGAVADVAAGAVYSAASGGGARVVRDGAVTALQCSAAAELSMALVGTGFAYDRDRRMRQGRVVAELLPEVRDLRRIGSCALDLCMVAAGRLDAYFEEGVHVWDWAAAALIAAEAGAHVRTATTPDGAGFVVAAAPGLGAVFEGALERCGVVSR, from the coding sequence ATGTGTTGCGATGGCTTCGTGACGACACACCTCGGGCCCGACGATCCCGCCACGCTGAGATCAGTGGCCGAGCAGCTCGCCGGCGAGGCGGCGGCCTACGTCCGCCGGCGGCGCAGCGAGGTCTTCGGGTCTGGGGCTTCCTCGGCCCGGCAGCAGGATGCGGTGCGCGCCAAGAGCACCCCCACCGACCCCGTCACCGTCGTCGACACCGAAACCGAGCGGTTGCTGCGCGACCGGCTTGCCGAGCTGCGTCCGGGAGAGGCGATCCTGGGTGAGGAAGAAGGCGGGCCCGGCCCCGGCAGCGACCCCGCGGGCGCTGGTCGGCTCACCTGGGTGCTGGACCCCATCGACGGCACCGTGAACTTCATGTACGGCATCGAGGCGTATGCGGTGTCGGTCGGGGTGCAGCGCGACGGTGTCTCGGTGGCCGGAGCGGTCGCCGATGTGGCCGCGGGGGCGGTCTACTCAGCGGCCTCGGGCGGCGGCGCGCGGGTGGTCCGCGACGGTGCCGTGACGGCGCTGCAGTGCAGCGCGGCCGCCGAGCTGTCGATGGCGCTGGTGGGTACCGGCTTCGCCTACGACCGTGACCGCAGGATGCGCCAGGGCCGGGTGGTGGCCGAGCTTCTTCCCGAGGTGCGGGACCTGCGGCGCATCGGGTCCTGCGCGCTGGACCTGTGCATGGTGGCCGCGGGCCGCCTCGATGCCTATTTCGAGGAGGGGGTGCACGTGTGGGACTGGGCGGCCGCAGCGCTGATCGCCGCGGAGGCCGGCGCACACGTGCGGACGGCCACCACGCCGGACGGTGCCGGTTTCGTCGTCGCCGCCGCGCCCGGACTCGGTGCGGTGTTCGAGGGTGCGCTGGAACGCTGCGGAGTGGTCTCCCGCTGA
- a CDS encoding DUF3093 domain-containing protein, translating into MSDTRAASQTVRYRERLSVPLWWWLPGLGLAALIALEFNQGVRVLPDWVAYAVLLPVAAVALVALGRTELRVVSGGGDTELWVGDAHLPVSVIARSAAVPRTAKSAALGRQLDPAAYVVHKAWVGPMVLVVLDDPEDPTPYWLVSSRRPEKVLAALRA; encoded by the coding sequence GTGTCCGACACGCGTGCCGCCTCGCAAACCGTGCGCTACCGCGAGCGGTTGTCCGTGCCGCTGTGGTGGTGGTTGCCCGGCCTGGGACTGGCCGCGCTGATCGCCCTGGAGTTCAACCAGGGGGTGCGGGTGCTGCCCGACTGGGTGGCGTATGCGGTGCTGCTCCCGGTGGCCGCCGTCGCCCTGGTGGCGCTCGGACGCACCGAGCTACGGGTGGTCTCCGGCGGCGGCGACACCGAACTGTGGGTGGGCGATGCCCACCTGCCCGTCAGCGTCATCGCGCGCTCGGCGGCGGTGCCACGCACGGCGAAATCGGCGGCGCTGGGCCGCCAGCTCGACCCAGCCGCCTATGTCGTGCACAAGGCGTGGGTGGGCCCGATGGTCCTGGTGGTGCTCGACGATCCGGAGGATCCCACGCCGTACTGGCTGGTCAGCTCGCGCCGACCCGAGAAGGTGCTGGCCGCGCTGCGCGCCTGA